In a genomic window of Acidobacteriota bacterium:
- a CDS encoding sugar transferase, whose protein sequence is TLSVVAGIPLLGSKGNNITGFNYVLKRLVDIAVSAVLLVIFSPLMLLVALAIKIFSKGPVLFSQERIGYRGRPFKFYKFRSMHVANDPSIHQDYVKKWIEGDKAAEVQDGDTKVHKITRDPRIIPWVGPFIRKFSIDELPQLFNVIKGDMSLVGPRPCLPYEAEMYRRWHKMRFDALPGITGLWQVSGRNRLSFDQMVALDIRYLQNWSLGLDLQIMAKTPYIILFDKAY, encoded by the coding sequence ACTCTTTCGGTCGTCGCGGGCATTCCCCTACTGGGCTCCAAAGGCAACAACATCACCGGCTTCAACTACGTCCTCAAGCGACTGGTCGATATTGCCGTGAGTGCGGTCCTCCTGGTGATTTTCTCCCCCCTCATGCTCCTCGTGGCCCTGGCGATCAAGATCTTCTCCAAGGGCCCGGTCCTGTTCTCCCAGGAACGCATCGGCTACCGCGGCCGTCCGTTCAAGTTCTACAAGTTTCGCTCGATGCACGTCGCGAACGACCCTTCGATCCACCAGGATTACGTCAAGAAATGGATCGAGGGCGACAAGGCGGCGGAAGTCCAGGACGGCGACACAAAGGTCCACAAAATCACCAGGGATCCCCGCATCATCCCCTGGGTCGGCCCTTTCATCCGCAAGTTCAGCATCGACGAACTGCCCCAACTCTTCAACGTCATCAAGGGGGACATGAGCCTGGTCGGCCCCCGCCCCTGCCTGCCTTACGAGGCCGAGATGTACCGCCGCTGGCACAAGATGCGCTTCGACGCCCTGCCCGGCATCACCGGCCTCTGGCAAGTCTCCGGCAGAAACCGGCTTTCCTTCGACCAGATGGTAGCGCTCGACATCCGATACCTTCAGAATTGGTCCCTCGGTCTTGACTTACAGATAATGGCCAAGACCCCCTACATCATTTTGTTCGACAAGGCTTACTAG
- a CDS encoding Gfo/Idh/MocA family oxidoreductase, which yields MSDRNTAVGVGVVGCGYWGPNLIRNFYQLNASEVVTICDLDEGRLAHLKELYPSVETTTDFEKMLTDDRIEAIVVALPVALHSRMAIAALQAGKHVLVEKPMAATAEECEAMIREAESRKLSLMVGHVFEYTPTVRKMKSILDEGTLGELYYVNSQRLNLGLFRNDVNVIWDLAPHDFSILLHLTGGKMPRAVQATGAAHINPKTEDVAQITLEFDNNLVAFVQVSWLDPKKVRQTVLVGSKRMLVYDDIEPTEKIWIYDRSVEGPAVIDDYSQFPYTYRYGDITIPRVAGGEPLRAEAQAFIDSIRSGKPPLTDGHSGLRVVRILEATNASLAAGGGRIEL from the coding sequence GTGAGCGATCGGAACACCGCCGTCGGTGTCGGGGTGGTCGGGTGTGGTTACTGGGGGCCCAACCTGATCCGTAATTTCTACCAGCTCAATGCGTCGGAAGTCGTAACCATCTGCGACCTCGACGAGGGGCGCCTGGCTCACCTCAAGGAACTCTACCCCTCGGTGGAAACCACCACCGATTTCGAAAAGATGCTGACCGACGATCGCATCGAGGCCATCGTCGTCGCCCTGCCCGTGGCCCTGCACTCCCGCATGGCCATCGCCGCCCTCCAGGCAGGCAAGCACGTTCTGGTCGAAAAGCCCATGGCCGCCACGGCTGAAGAATGCGAAGCCATGATCCGGGAGGCCGAGTCTCGCAAGCTCTCCCTGATGGTGGGGCACGTCTTCGAGTACACCCCCACGGTGCGAAAGATGAAGTCGATCCTCGACGAGGGTACCTTGGGCGAACTGTACTACGTCAATTCCCAGCGCCTGAACCTGGGCCTGTTTCGCAACGACGTCAACGTCATCTGGGACCTGGCCCCCCACGACTTCTCGATCCTGCTCCACCTGACCGGGGGTAAAATGCCCCGGGCCGTACAGGCCACCGGCGCCGCCCACATCAACCCCAAAACCGAAGACGTGGCCCAGATCACACTCGAATTCGACAACAACCTGGTGGCTTTCGTGCAGGTTTCCTGGCTCGACCCCAAGAAGGTCCGGCAGACCGTCCTCGTGGGCTCGAAACGCATGCTGGTCTACGACGACATCGAGCCCACCGAAAAGATCTGGATCTACGACCGCAGCGTGGAAGGCCCGGCCGTGATCGACGACTACTCCCAGTTCCCCTACACCTACCGCTACGGGGACATCACCATACCGCGGGTGGCGGGTGGCGAGCCCCTGCGTGCCGAGGCCCAGGCCTTCATCGATTCCATCCGTTCGGGCAAGCCGCCGCTGACCGACGGGCACTCCGGTCTGCGGGTGGTGCGGATTCTCGAAGCGACGAATGCCTCGCTGGCCGCCGGCGGCGGCCGTATCGAACTCTGA
- a CDS encoding acyltransferase produces MDRCISIAPDVKLGKNVKYFNFVNMYGCEVGDDTKIGCFVEVQKGAKIGARCKISSHTFICEGVTIEDEVFVGHSVVFINDPDPYACNPDGSMQDDDDWTCIPTVVKKRASIGSNATIMCGVTIGEGALVGAGSVVTKDVPPWTIVAGSPARVIRPREKKSTRRSSDHD; encoded by the coding sequence ATGGACCGCTGCATCAGCATCGCGCCCGACGTCAAGCTCGGGAAGAACGTCAAGTACTTCAACTTCGTCAACATGTACGGCTGCGAGGTGGGCGACGACACCAAGATCGGCTGCTTCGTGGAAGTGCAGAAGGGGGCCAAAATCGGCGCCCGCTGCAAGATTTCCTCCCACACCTTCATCTGCGAGGGCGTCACCATCGAGGACGAGGTCTTCGTCGGCCATTCGGTCGTCTTCATCAACGACCCCGACCCCTATGCCTGCAACCCGGATGGGTCGATGCAGGACGACGACGACTGGACCTGTATCCCCACGGTGGTCAAGAAGAGGGCCTCCATCGGCTCCAACGCCACCATCATGTGCGGAGTCACCATCGGCGAGGGCGCCCTGGTCGGCGCCGGTTCGGTGGTCACCAAGGACGTCCCCCCCTGGACCATCGTCGCCGGCAGCCCCGCGCGGGTCATTCGGCCGCGGGAGAAGAAGTCAACACGGAGGTCTTCCGACCATGACTGA
- a CDS encoding DegT/DnrJ/EryC1/StrS family aminotransferase, with protein sequence MTEKKPVFVPFLDLKAQHRPLKEELMAAFADAVDNTAFVGGPAVAEFEESFARYCEAAHAIGVANGTDALRLAFLAAGIGPGDEVITAANTFIATSEAISQTGATPVFADCDPETRILDPSAAEAAITGKTKAIVPVHLYGQMAPMEDFRAIADKHSLLLIEDACQAHGARWNGRRAGSLGDLAAFSFYPGKNLGSCGEGGAVTTNNADYAARVRQLRDHGQSKKYHHQVEGYNARLHAIQARFLSIKLNHLDAWNEARRSRANRYLAALADIPGVRLPTTRPEAEPVWHLFVIETAGRDDLQAFLGERQVQSGLHYPVALHLQPAYARLGYEKGAFPHAERSAAELLTLPIFPELTDEQIDWAAECVRQWAVSR encoded by the coding sequence ATGACTGAGAAGAAACCTGTTTTCGTCCCCTTCCTCGACCTCAAAGCCCAGCACCGCCCGCTCAAGGAGGAGCTGATGGCCGCCTTCGCCGACGCGGTGGACAACACCGCCTTCGTCGGCGGGCCGGCGGTGGCCGAGTTCGAAGAGAGCTTTGCCCGCTATTGCGAGGCCGCCCACGCCATCGGCGTGGCCAACGGTACCGACGCCCTGCGACTGGCTTTCCTCGCGGCGGGCATCGGCCCCGGCGACGAGGTCATCACGGCGGCCAACACCTTCATCGCCACTTCCGAAGCCATCAGCCAAACCGGGGCGACCCCTGTCTTCGCCGATTGCGACCCCGAAACGCGGATTCTCGACCCGTCCGCGGCCGAAGCCGCCATCACCGGCAAGACCAAGGCCATCGTGCCGGTCCACCTCTACGGTCAGATGGCCCCGATGGAGGACTTCCGCGCCATCGCGGACAAGCATTCGCTGCTGCTGATCGAGGACGCCTGCCAGGCCCATGGCGCCCGCTGGAACGGTCGGCGCGCCGGAAGCCTGGGCGACCTGGCGGCCTTCAGCTTCTACCCGGGAAAGAATCTCGGTTCCTGCGGTGAGGGTGGCGCGGTGACCACCAACAACGCCGACTACGCCGCACGGGTTCGTCAGCTTCGCGACCACGGGCAGTCGAAGAAGTACCACCACCAGGTGGAGGGCTACAACGCCCGGCTGCACGCGATCCAGGCCCGCTTCCTCTCGATCAAGCTGAACCACCTCGATGCCTGGAACGAGGCCCGTCGCAGTCGCGCCAACCGCTACCTGGCTGCGCTGGCGGACATCCCCGGCGTCCGCCTGCCGACCACCCGCCCGGAGGCCGAGCCCGTCTGGCACCTTTTCGTGATCGAGACGGCCGGAAGAGACGACCTGCAGGCTTTTCTTGGCGAGCGCCAGGTGCAGTCGGGACTGCACTATCCCGTCGCCCTGCACCTCCAGCCTGCCTACGCCCGCCTGGGATACGAGAAGGGCGCCTTCCCCCATGCGGAGCGCTCCGCCGCCGAGCTGCTGACCCTGCCGATTTTCCCGGAACTGACGGACGAGCAAATCGACTGGGCCGCGGAATGTGTCCGCCAGTGGGCGGTGAGCCGCTAA
- a CDS encoding glycosyltransferase family 4 protein: protein MATRRQDHRLLFLVHGYYPDDPRVRRQAECLQRAGYRVLVHCTAGQAPGASWDCNGVTVHEAEFVKTRASLPRYVQQYLRMTRDSARLIRKLTDNEPLSLIQVATLPDFLVWATRSARRQGTQVILDLHESMPDFFSSKYGGLARVGIESGLRLLEKNCVRHADLVLTVNDELADSFERRFRRRPEVFYNAVDEASFGEPRATALWPETKNLVYHGTLSYVYGLDLVIRALPEVLQAFPGTTFNVFGSGPSEPDLRALVQDLDLTAAVVFHGRVPLTEIPKHLRNMHVGLVPTIKDSFFDMSLATKLLEYVYIGLPVVASDLRAVKRVFPTDDALFFFSANDHHSLARTLIDALGRPAAEISRRISNALELYQPIAWKTASSRYLDLIDQLVIRPAHHAE, encoded by the coding sequence ATGGCGACTCGGCGTCAGGATCATCGCTTACTCTTTCTTGTTCACGGGTATTACCCCGATGACCCCCGTGTTCGCCGCCAGGCAGAATGCCTTCAACGCGCCGGATACCGGGTCCTGGTCCATTGCACCGCCGGCCAGGCGCCCGGCGCCAGTTGGGACTGCAATGGCGTCACCGTGCACGAGGCCGAGTTCGTAAAGACCCGGGCATCACTGCCACGCTATGTTCAGCAATACCTCCGGATGACGCGAGACTCAGCACGCCTGATCCGCAAGCTGACCGACAACGAACCCCTGTCGCTGATTCAGGTTGCGACATTGCCGGACTTCCTGGTCTGGGCAACGCGCTCTGCACGTCGACAGGGCACGCAAGTGATCCTTGATCTGCACGAAAGCATGCCCGACTTTTTTTCCTCCAAATACGGCGGCCTCGCTCGCGTCGGCATCGAAAGCGGCCTCCGCCTCCTCGAAAAGAACTGCGTGCGCCACGCCGACCTCGTCTTGACTGTAAACGATGAACTCGCCGACTCGTTCGAGCGACGCTTCCGGCGTCGCCCAGAGGTGTTCTACAACGCAGTCGACGAGGCCAGTTTCGGCGAACCGCGAGCCACAGCGTTGTGGCCGGAGACCAAGAACCTCGTCTATCACGGAACGCTGAGTTACGTCTACGGTCTCGACCTTGTGATTCGTGCCCTGCCCGAAGTCCTGCAAGCGTTCCCCGGTACGACTTTCAACGTATTCGGCAGTGGGCCTTCCGAGCCCGACCTCCGGGCCCTGGTCCAGGATCTCGACCTCACCGCGGCAGTCGTCTTCCACGGTCGCGTTCCCCTCACGGAGATCCCCAAACACCTGCGCAACATGCACGTCGGGCTCGTACCCACCATCAAAGACTCTTTCTTCGACATGTCACTGGCCACGAAGCTGCTCGAGTACGTCTATATCGGCTTGCCGGTGGTCGCCTCGGACCTCCGGGCGGTCAAGCGCGTCTTCCCAACGGACGACGCGCTTTTCTTCTTTTCCGCCAACGATCACCATTCCCTTGCGCGCACCCTGATCGACGCCCTCGGAAGACCTGCGGCTGAGATCAGTCGACGAATCTCGAACGCCCTCGAGTTGTACCAGCCCATTGCCTGGAAGACGGCTTCGAGTCGCTATCTTGATTTGATCGACCAGTTGGTCATACGGCCAGCCCATCATGCGGAGTGA